The Carassius gibelio isolate Cgi1373 ecotype wild population from Czech Republic chromosome A19, carGib1.2-hapl.c, whole genome shotgun sequence genome segment aacaaaaatgctaataaacagTAGAACAATTATAATACAAGAAAGAAAGAGATTAGTGACTTTTTTCATCTTACATTTAAACAGAAGCATGGAAGAAAAACAAATAGGCTAATCAACTGTAAAAATCACTTAAGTATATTGATTacaaataaactgattattaaaactacaaaatcAGTTCAATCGAGTTAAAACAAGTTTTGCtttattataaatgaaaaacgtatctatttaaatctatattttcagTGTGCTaaatgatccttctgaaatcattttaatatgctgatttgaaacagttcttattatcaatgttgaaaacaatttaatgtttgaataaaagtattaatttcttaacgATAATTGTAttgacatatataaaatacacatacacacattttgtttaaatgtttattacacatatatatacaatatattttaaggacTTACTTAGCCTCAGGATGAACACGGGCAATTTTGCGAAGCTCTACCTCATTTTCACACACCAGATAGTTAATGCCAGTCTTGGCCGCGTGTTTAATGAGTGAAAGCTGCTTGCAAACTCCAGACAGGATGATGTTCTCAGGAGGGACATCATGATTGAGTACCAATGTGGTTTCAGCCTGAAAGAAATGAACATTTCTATTATTTGGTGTGCTTTCACAATACATGTTTTGAGATCTTTTTAATATctacagttaataataataataataaaaaaacaggtaCCTTATTTGCACAGACAAAACCAACGCCAAGAGCAGACAGGACTTCAATGACTACAGGGCTGCTGTTACAGCTGACTGGGTAGAAGGGTCGAATGAGAGGCATAGTGGTCTTCCACAGGACATGCTGTCGCATTAGGGCCCCAAGGTCGGCCACAACAAATGCATTCTTTTCAGCCTGACAAACAAAATCACATCAATCAgtaaaaaaagacagaaacattTGTTGACTAAAACAGATGTTCATAATGCAGTCAGACATTTAATTGGAGACTGATTTTCGGCACTCACCAGATTTTGCTCACAGACGTGGTTCTCGATAACATCGTCAAGGGTCGTTCCTCCCTCCAGTAGTTCAATTAAGTAGTTTGGTGCATCAACGAATCCTTTCATCTCAACCGTATTCCGCAAATCCGACAATCATAGAGAGTTTACTGAGCCGCTGGGGTATTCTGGGTATGCAACAAACTGTTCAGGGGAAACCATAGCATAGTAGTTTCAGTACAACAACTTCCATAACATACAAATAACGTTATGTTTTCACAAAAAACTTTTCATCAAAACCACAACACCAACAAAGCCATTGTAATGCTATCACTGATTTAAATTGGGTTTCTATGAGGCTAATAAATACAAGAGGCAGGGACAATGAATCGCATAACTAGAGAAGGCATCACATGAGTCCATCTTTAGAGATGACGACAACACACAGGCTTCAAGAATGTGGCCTACGggctatttttaattttttactcaGACCCAATCAAAATAAATGCCTGTGGCTTTGAAGCACAATGGAGCATTTAATGgtattaataatggatttgtgcAATATGAACGGGGGACAAAGCGGTTACATGTAAGCCATAAATAGTGTTATGTAAAACCAAAAACTATCCACTATAGTTTGGTGGGTGCAGACACGGATTTTGTGTGTAATTAAACAAATCACATTATTATGTAACAGTCTCTGAATGGTACTTCAGAAGGGATGTGTCCAATATTTATGGACTCACATGGACAACGTGGGAGATGGTCTTCTCCCGCTATCAACTAGGATCCCAAGGCGGCTCAGCGTTGAAGTCGAACTGCTCGCGGTAGAGGGCCTCCCCTAGGCCTTCTGGGTAGCGCTTATACACTCGCAGAGAGAGTGGGGAGCCCTGTGAAGCCACAGAAACAggtgtatacatacatatttgaTTTACAAGAGCAGCTGATGGATAAAATAAACTTATGCAGCACAGAAATGTAGCTAGACAGGTTGGTACATTTCCAATATAACTCTTGACAGACACATAACCAGTTTTCTTGATATGGGTACATTATACATCACTTTATTTGTAGGCTACAATGTTTTAATTAAGTGACCATTTATTTAAAGCTGTACTTTGTACTGGACTAATTAAACAGACCTGATGATCAGATACTCCATGTTCTCATTTTTAAGCAACACTGTCTTTATCTTAACACATGGAGTCAACAAATGAAGTAACTTGCTGAACATTTATCAGAGGTAATGGTGTTTATTTCTTAATGTGGACACCACCTTAACTCTGTAAAGTCTAATGTAGGATATTATTTGAAACATGAATTTCGAAGGCCTCAAAAAAAATGATCAACATCATCAAAACATGGCTGGAAAACCCTGTTGTACACAACCTACTGCATGCTGTGGGTCATCTAATTGATAGTTCATACTTTTTTAGCAAATAGTAAATGGTACAGGTGTCTTTGCTGTgaaatgctgtaaaaaataacttttatattgttagtaacaTCCTAAGATGAACAATTAGTGGATTAAAGCCAATTGACCTTCTTTTGGAAAATCcatgttaaaatgtatcaaatatgactCATCAGGCTTTGGATTCTATCATCCttgtattatattgcattataagTTTTGCCCCCCAAAATTAACACTAGAGCTTTTTTTCCAGTCATCTTACCAAGacattttattagaattatgacattttatcttttaaaaatatatttttttccaataattGTTTCGTTATTATGGTATAATAACCATGAAAGTGATTTGTGTTTTTTCTATGAGGTAACTTTTACGTTAATACTTAACCAAAACATACGTTTCTTaggaaaacaacatttttaaacacCTAACTAGTGTTAGCATGATATATGTTATTACCATATCGCATCTGCTATTAGAGTACAGTAAAtcagtattaatatttaatgtgtaaCACGCTCGTCATTCAAAAACCTGATCGGGCATGTCGTAAGCGCCTGGGTTTGTCCACTGAATTATGAACTATTTAAACCAACTAAACCGGCCATGCTCCGAGAACTAATggtttatataaataattgaacGCATTTAATCCTAATTAACTGTGAGTTTGAACTCTATTTCTCGTTGTCCTTCACGGAGCACTGCTGTTGACGGTATAACAAGCGCGATTACAACCAACCGCCATGTTGTGTGACGGATCCTTACAGCAGAAGGCGGATTTTTCCGGAATGaagattaaaaacaacaacaaacgcGGTACTTACGTGAGATAACGGCTTGAATGATTTGGAAAATCGTCTTCTCTTTTTCGGCGGAATTTTTAAAATGTGGTGGGGACACAAATAGAAGAAAGAAGAGGGGCTGTCTGTGCCATATGCCTGGGCGAGGATAGCTCGGTCGAACACGAGAGCGCTGCTGTCTGTCTCACGAAGAAATGGTCGCTGGAGGAAGGCGGAAGTAACCTTCTATTAGAAAACACGGGGCGTGGCCTAAAGTACCAGCTCTACAAAGGCGCGGCTACGTGAGCTACGCAGCAACGTGACTGGCTCGAGATCTGTTCGAGACTGGCCGTTCTCGGGAGGATTTCCAAGAAACGTCAGCCACcactgattaatattcatgagctaatCCTTCCGCTTTGACAGCGGTGAGCGTGGACATCAGATGACTCATGAAATATTTACGTTCTTATCttagatttattatatatatatatatatttatatatatatatatatatatatatatatatatatatataactgtgcaaaagtcttaagcCATTAgtattttcaacaacaacaacaaaatattaatttaagccagttatttttctgtcttttgctgtagtgtgtcagtaggaaattccagtttacatttccaaacattcctttttccattaaatgtaatacttcagtgagatttttgtatgcacagggagtctgacagcagccagtgcctCACACAGAgatctggggcctgtaccatgaagctggattaggtggctagccagctatgtttcagcttagtttgcaccaatcctgggttttaggtactatgaaagtagctcggctttaatcggtgttcgttgccatggtatcttacgctgcacggctaacctgctccagggcaggttatgttctgggttagagatctcaaactgaagttggaccaatcagctgtgagagaagtgacacatgtctgacacaaagtcactccagtttaacttgctccaaattaaaggtcacttatgcttaaaaaaaaaaaagaaaaaaatagaagtctggctttaatgataataacatcattttatgatttatataattattgtgattcatattattatttatctcttacacacaaacaattttagtttaacagtaattataaattattttaaataaatattaatgtatacagatcatgtaatataaataagctgtagtatcaaaagattgaactattttaaaaatttcaaatctgaccttacatgttcaagtctcttatctctatatattttcaaatgtataaactaagttaacaagttccacttgtgactacactgatggagcaagatcatttattttatcagtcctcctttatttttcatatgacatttaaatgtgtcatattcttcaatctcttaacctttagcaaaacctttaacctttagttttgattctcgctgggtctctcgcgagaagtaaatcaaacttgctttgtgttgcaaggctcgtgattggctgttctcCAGTGATgccacacattcatgtgcacgcgctccacaaactcaggatcaaagcctgaattgagaaagaaagttgatgaacagcatcatggtcccaacaaagccggattggagaggtttggttttgtcaactcaaaactaatcctgtaactctgaatttgttcagctaccatcatggtacaggcccctgatcTCACCATCTTCAGTCTGTTTGGGATTACATGAAGAATCAGGAAAAACTAAGGCAGGACACTtgaagaaacctacctgcaaagctgtACTGTGAAAAGTTATAGGCACttatgtaaaaatgctgtaaagtgaggatgcttTGAAAAAGAATGTCATAAACAGATTTTTATCTATTAACTTCAATTAACGAAAACAAACCATTTAGTGCAATCCACCCTTTTAGTAGACTGATCTTTTGTCCTAGGCATACTTGCGCAAAGGTTTTCATGTTTTGGAGGtataggtttcttgaagcatcttggaggcTTTTCTGATACAATATTTTTTACTTCCaccttttatttttcaaatcatttttaaattcattgttGTTATGTTTAGATTTATATTATCTTTTGTTATATACAACTagtgtattgtatattgttatagGCTACTGTATACAACCATTATACCACCAGAACCAGTAAAACCAATTTTGTTTGAAATGTTGCTCCCTTTGATTTGCTCCCTGTCAACAGACTGCATTTGTCATCAAACATCAGTTGTATTCCTTCAGATTCATAATGTAGAACACAAAAATAGTGAGGTTCACAGCTGGCAAAGCCTTACACAACAGTACTTAAACATACTAAACAGTGTAAGATGCATGTGTTTTCATAGCCATTTGCTGGGTGAAAGAATTTCAGATAAAAactgacatcaaataaataatatatatatatatacatttttttttagaaaaaaaaaaggaatcagcagctaaaatatcttaaaactattactttgaaaaatatattaattgattCGATATTTGaatgggtcaaaaaaaaaaaaaaaaaacttcccacATTGCGCATTCTGAACGCACTGTCAGCTGAACGAATCACAAGCTCCTCTGGTCAGCTGACTGGAAGTGTGACGCTCTCCGAAGGGTTTTCAACAGCGACTCAATTAACTGTGTTTTCagcaatgttttattaaaacagcTTCCGATTTTAACAGATTATTTTGTAGATTACTGAAGTGATTCATATAATCGGTAAGTATCGCGAAAGAATTATGTCAATTTGATAGTCGTGACTGGCGTAAGCGCTGCTCATACAATATTTACAGACATCAAACAGCGAATTTAACTCATTATATCACGGATACGTAAACCATATCAGCGTGCACTTTTACGATTAAaagtatttgttacatttttaaacgCGATTAAAAGCATGACAAATGTTATCTGTTGATGACTCGTGACTGGTCATATATTTACGGAATGAAATGGAGAAGTGTGAATTTGGGCATATGATCAACCTCGAAAGTAGTTCAGTTTTTTGGGGGGATTAAGTGTCTCATATGCTATGAGATTTTGATCTATGTTTTAGGACCCTTTCTCGGATTGTTTGAGGAACCATCATGACAGAGTTCTGGTTGATCTCGGCTCCTGGAGAGAAGAACTGCCAGCAGACATGGGACAAGATGAACACGGCCACAGCTCAGACCAACCTGTCCACCAACCACAAGTTCAACATACCTGAACTGAAGGTAAATGACTCCTCGTCTTCTAATTCAGTTAAAGCACTGCTTTATTCATTGTCTAGTGAGTTTTGGTGGTGTTTCTCAACAGGTGGGGACTCTGGATATCCTTGTAGGGCTGTCTGATGAGCTTGCCAAACTGGACTCTTTCGTAGAGAGGTTTCATGTCAACATTTGactatttttatatgattttattttgtgcACTGTCAACGACACACTGCTTTTGGTACAGTCTCATAGTTCCCCAAATTCCCATAATAGGGTTATTAAGTTATTAAGCTTCTGTCATGTTAAAGTTctctaaatataattaaatgtatatgtgctgctgttatttttattcatttattaattgctGTTGTTTTCCAGCGTAGTGAGGAAAGTGGCCCAGTACATGGCGGATGTGTTAGAGGACAGTCGAGACAAAGTTCAGGAGAATCTTTTGGCCAATGGAGGCAAGTGAACATAAAATCCTCAAAACATTTAAAGGGTACTAATGTCAAATTAACATTCACATACAGATCTTCAAAGACAAAGATGTAATCCTTCATGGTCTACcccagtaaaaacaacaacaacaacaactatacaataatacatttaaaatacatttatttcttactAAGTATACTTCAAATTCATTACCATATTTATTGATGTGTAACTtaagacttactgatataaaattagaaattcaactttatttggagtatttctttattgcacaatgcacatttcttaatattatgccTAAGATGTGTTTTAATATTGCTATTAAtaaggattgtatgatctttgaataatatcggtCTTTTAAATGCAAGGTgtttaaagtgtacctgaagtatatttgcaatagttccacttttgCAGAATGTCCTAGTAAATTAACTCATAaatcttattttatataattataaatatttataatgaattattGTTTCCGTACAGTTGATCTGGTCACGTATGTTACGCGGTTTCACTGGGATATGGCCAAGTATCCAATCAAACAGTCCCTCAAGAACATCTCCGAGATCTTGTCCAAGGTGACACACGTTCAAATATTTAGCCATTGtttataataggaaaatataaaAGGAGATTTTTTTGTCCATTGAATTTCCCGTTTTGGTTCTCTGTTCTCAGCAAGTGAGTCAGATTGACAATGATCTTAAAGCCAGAGCTTCAGCTTATAATAGCCTGAAGGGAAACCTGCAGAGCCTGGAGAGAAAGAATGTGTAAGTTTCATATTCTTCATTTATTTGTGACATTCTCTGTGACATTAATCCTTTTGAACATAATAAGATGTCTTGTCCACTAGAGGGAGTCTTTTGACTAGGAGCTTGGCTGATATAGTCAAGAAGGAGGACTTTGTTCTGGACTCTGAATATCTTATTACTCTACTTGTAGTTGTTCCAAAGTAAGTCAAGCTGGAGTATTTTGTGCTTTTAAAATGACCCAAACATCTGTcagtatttactcaccctcatgttgttccaaatctgtgtgactttctttattctgtagaatgcaaaagaagatattttaaatcaTGTCAGAAAACAGtttctgttcccattgagttttgtttccatactatggaagtcagtgggaaccaTAGTTTTTTATTCTTCCCAACAatattcagaatatcttcttttgcattcAGCAGAaggtgtgagtaaatgatgacagagtttacatttttgggtgaatctcTATAATTCAGAAGGAAcccgttttttattattattattattattattattattattatatgttgttACCTCTGCAAAACttatttttgtcaattttatgGCCTAAAAAGGACGAGTTATCCTGACTGGCAGAAGACATATGAAACTCTTTCTGAAATGGTGGTTCCAAGATCCACAAAGTGAGTAAAGTTCAATGACTATCTTAAAATTGAATCACTTAAAGTATAGAATTATGAACTCTCTGTCAGCTGTATGTATTTAAAGCTTGACATCATCACGCTTTGCTTTTGGTGGACATGTAAACTCGACAGACAGTGTCTATGGAATCCATGCCCTTCTGTTATTGCAGTGACACATAGAAATACAGGCATTACAGTGCAGTGTGCTTCTGCACACAAACTATGCTTTCCAAAACATTGTGCACTCCTTTATGTGCTCAATTAATCTGAAGTAATACACTCTACAAGAAATCATAGTGAAGTCCAAGCAACATTTCAAGGAGATTCAACAACACTAAGGATAAATTTCATTCAGTGCAAAGAACATTTCCAAGACTTTGAATAAACCTCAAtaaaaaggtaacaaaacatcaaaACTGTGAACCTATTGAGAACATTAAGGAAGATAAATAAAAAGTCAATGGCAGTGCAGTGCATGAGGAACAACTGCTAGTGGAAAAATGGTTGTACTCCTAATGAGAAACAAGTAACCTATAAATAGTTATGCTTTTTagaaatcatctttttttttacatattatatactAAATTTTGCAATGGAATTCAAGCTTTTAATGTTCaaagcttatactgtatttttcggactataagtcgcacctgagtataagtcgcatcagtccaaaaatacgtcaagatgaggaaaaaaacatatatacgtCTCactagactataagtcgcatttatttagaaccaagagaaaacattaccgtctccagccgcgagagggcgctctatgctgctctgtgtagactacaggagcagtgagcagcatagagcgccctctcgcggctggagacggtaatgttttctataagTTCATtttttcttggttcatttctctcggttcatgtcaaattaattttgataaataagtcgcacctgactataagtcacaggaccagccaaactttgaaaaaaagtacgacttatagtccagaaaatacggtatgtgtTAGATAAAGGAAATTTGATGGTGATAGTGACTGATCTTTCATCTGCTCGTCTgttaggcttttatttgaagaCCATGACAGTGGGCTGTTTAGTGTGACACTCTTCAGGAAGGCTATTGATGACTTCAAACACAAAGCCAGAGAAAACAAGTGAGTCTTTGAAGCTTCACAGACTATAGTTGTTATTGTTGTGAAATCATCCTGTAATCTCagtttctttaatgtatttgaatgGCAGATTTGTGAATGTATTActgttcaaaatatctttttgtatgcttttgaaagaagtcccttatgctcaccaaagctacattcatttgataaatacagtaaaaaaaaaacagtaatattgtgaatatatattCACAAGTGTTACTGTAttacacaaatattaaatatatattcacaaatattaaactttaatatttgtttgaatatattttaaaatgtaatttattcctgtgagtcttcagtgtcacatgatccttcagtaatcaCCGAAAACtgcttcatttacttttttttttttctaaaaaccatgcatttattttttttcttctggattTTTTGATTTATACacagttcaaatgaacagcattcatttgacttagaaatattttatcttttatcttttatattggcacatttgatcaatttaatgcgtcatagtggaataaaagtatttttttttaaatcctatttAAAACCAAGAAACTTTTGTCCCATATTTCAAGAACCAGTGTAAATATATTCTCAGATTATGAATGACGTACTGCTGTAAGATTGTTCTAATATATCACAATGTGTTGGAGTGTCCGTCTGTTCTTGATGTTCACTGATGCCATCCTGTCTTTCAGCTGAATCAGTGGAAAGCTTGACCCTATGTTTCTGATTTTCAGGTTCATGGTGCGTGATTTTCAGTACAATGAAGAGGAGATGAAAGCAGACAAAGAGGAGATGACTCGCCTCTCCACTGACAAGAAAAAGCAATTTGTACGCGTCCAACTGTCTAAATTTGATTCAATATTGAACATTATAAAATCCTCCACAATGTTGTTGATGAGTAACCTCAAAATGTATCAACCTCACAGCCAGCTAGGGAGGCCTTGGGCCTTGATTAGTCTCCATTTTAAtataagaaagagaaaaaagaaaagtaatgaTAACAATGGTCAATCTGCTTCTGCACTTCAGGGTCCTTTGGTGCGTTGGCTTAAAGTAAACTTCAGTGAGGCTTTCATCGCATGGGTACACATAAAGGCACTTCGGGTTTTTACAGAATCAGTCTTGAGGTACAGTGTGTACAAATCTGTTTAAAGCATATTAATCTGTTTCATAAGTAGATGAAGATTGTCTGAAGTAAGCCCTGCATATGTGTATTTAACAGGTATGGGCTGCCAGTCAATTTCCAGGCTATGCTGCTTCAGCCCAACAGGAAGAACATGAAGAAACTGAGAGAAGTTCTGCAGGACCTTTACAAACACTTAGACAGCAGTTCTACTGTTATTGATGTGAGGAATAATTACATTTCTTTACtaagttaatgtttttaaaagaaatctcttatgttaaccaaggctgcatttattgaaaaaaaaaaaaacagtaataatgtgtaatctttacattttaaaagaactaGCTTCTATTCAGCGTTAaaagaatacattacattttaaaatatattagacattttttaaatgcaatttttttttacattttcagcatcattactccagtcttcagtgtcacatcattcagatgtcattctaatacgctgatttgctgctcgaaaACTTTTTGTgtattactatcaatgttgaaaacatggtTGGGGTAAATAAGATAAACACAATTATTAAGTTTATTCAAaaaggaagcattaaattgagaaaatgtgacagtaaaggcatttataaagttacaaaatatttacattactgtatttgatgtatttttgatcaaatacatgcagctttggtgagcataagaaactggCCTAATTGAAGATATCTGTATGTTAATTTTTTTGGTGTTTTAGGCTTCTATGGACATCCCGGGTCTGAATCTCAGCCAGCAAGAGTACTATCCCTATGTTTACTACAAGATCGACTGCAACCTCCTTGACTTCAAATAGAAGGCAAATTCCAGTGCACCGTTCCATCCTGCTTCACTGAGACAGTACCCAGTAACTTATTAAACACTTACTGTTTATCTTTATCTTCCTCATTCCTTCATCATTCCTGCAGATCTGATTAGATTTCTAATAAGAAGTCTTAGAATCTCACCATCTGTGTTATTGGTTTCATTTGTTTACAAATGAAGGATTTTCAGGGGTTTTAAAATCTGTCCTTCGAAAGCATGTTTGGTCCAACACTGAACACTCGGCTTTCGCTGAGCCCATAATGGTTTTGCATTCTGTTGTTTTTAATCTTCTGTTGGTGCGTACTCTGTGCCACGTGCTGGTAATGCAGTGATTATGTTTAATTGTGTTGCTGAGAACCACTATGTTTGTGTTTGTACTTCTGCTGTgagattaaatgtatttactgtatgtttttgttGGAAAAGGTGAAATACATGATAACATGCTGGATGTAAAAACCAATCAAAGTCAATAAAATTATAGCAcatcattttgtttgtgttttattgtcaGGAGTTAGGATGTTTGTTCAAATTTCTATGCACTGTTTCTGAAGAATTATTTGAAGGAGATGACTGCCTTAAAACAAGTCCTTAAGAAAATACCATGGCAGCGCAGTGTACAGTAATACCAGGGTCATTTTATGAAACACAATTCATTAATATCAAGGGTTACTCTATTTGGCCCCAAAAAACGTCTGTAGAAAAAAAGgtgataataaatataaacaaaaaaataaatatattgtaatacagTAATTATGATCAAAAATAACTTGGTTACACCACACTGACTGATTTATAATATATGGCAAATTTATTGAATTGGAAAATACAAAACAGAAGCACTCTCATCAAATCTTGGTGTAGCCAATGTGTGCGCTTTATAATATATGCCTATAAAGGCTATCTATACAAGTTTTATTTGAACATGTTTTGGTCTATAACGTAAACCTATTCCTTTATTGTTTGTTTCGGCGGAAATCGCCTCCACACAGTATCACGATAAACTGATGACGTAAAGGATGACAAATCTCAAGTTTGGCAAATGCACGAGGCCATTCATTCACTCCCAGCTGCGCGTGGGACCAGAGCTTGCACTTGCAcgccattttttattatttcaatggGCTGCGGTGGGAGTCGAGCAGATGCTATTGAACCAGGATATCATGAGAGCTGGACCAGAGAAACCGAATCGACGTGATTTACCAATACTGATGCTGAAATCCACAACGGCGTCACTTCTACAAACTGCTTCGTTCGTGGAGAATCTAGCCATCTTATTAAAGACAATGCAAAACTATCGGGTACATGCTCTTAAATTGATAGGTTATAATATGCATACATACGGTTgaaaatattggctgtttatctgatttaaatacaaaagtcTGTAGCTTTAAGATGCTGAGGTTTAATAACTTTTGTGAGATGTGTCACTTCCTCCTCAGGTGATGGTATGGAGAGCAAATCCTGTGGAGACCGGGGCAGACAGATGGTTAATGCAGGTTTTGATTTCCAGTACCTGTGCAAACCATCAAAAAACATCCTGCGGTCATGAAGTTTCAGTCACTGAATAGAAGACTCCCAgctattatgaaatattacacttTCAAAGGTCTCATGCACGATTCTTCAAACTTCAGGGTCTTGACAATGTAGCCTGACAAAGCAGACTGAAAGAACAGCTGTGTCAAAGTTCGAATAATATTAAGTCTGATTATCATTCGATATATGGTGACAGCTTCTTTGTGTTTTACAGCAGATAAGTGACTCAAAACAGACAATGCACAAAGAGGAATCTGCTGCATCTGCGGGGGAAccatgagggaaaaaacatcTTTGTTTGATGCAGAGGATACACTTTGAAACCAAGAAGAATTCAGTGATATGAATTAGGAAACCATAAGCTTTAAAGAGAAATAGAGCTTCACGACATGATATCCAATTAATGCACACTTATAAATATCTCCTTGCTGAAGTTTTGTTGCAAAAGTGGGTTAAAAAGATGCATCTGATC includes the following:
- the LOC127935883 gene encoding V-type proton ATPase subunit C 1-A isoform X1 encodes the protein MTEFWLISAPGEKNCQQTWDKMNTATAQTNLSTNHKFNIPELKVGTLDILVGLSDELAKLDSFVESVVRKVAQYMADVLEDSRDKVQENLLANGVDLVTYVTRFHWDMAKYPIKQSLKNISEILSKQVSQIDNDLKARASAYNSLKGNLQSLERKNVGSLLTRSLADIVKKEDFVLDSEYLITLLVVVPKTSYPDWQKTYETLSEMVVPRSTKLLFEDHDSGLFSVTLFRKAIDDFKHKARENKFMVRDFQYNEEEMKADKEEMTRLSTDKKKQFVRVQLSKFDSILNIIKSSTMLLMSNLKMYQPHSQLGRPWALISLHFNIRKRKKKSNDNNGQSASALQGPLVRWLKVNFSEAFIAWVHIKALRVFTESVLRYGLPVNFQAMLLQPNRKNMKKLREVLQDLYKHLDSSSTVIDASMDIPGLNLSQQEYYPYVYYKIDCNLLDFK
- the LOC127935883 gene encoding V-type proton ATPase subunit C 1-A isoform X2; the encoded protein is MTEFWLISAPGEKNCQQTWDKMNTATAQTNLSTNHKFNIPELKVGTLDILVGLSDELAKLDSFVESVVRKVAQYMADVLEDSRDKVQENLLANGVDLVTYVTRFHWDMAKYPIKQSLKNISEILSKQVSQIDNDLKARASAYNSLKGNLQSLERKNVGSLLTRSLADIVKKEDFVLDSEYLITLLVVVPKTSYPDWQKTYETLSEMVVPRSTKLLFEDHDSGLFSVTLFRKAIDDFKHKARENKFMVRDFQYNEEEMKADKEEMTRLSTDKKKQFGPLVRWLKVNFSEAFIAWVHIKALRVFTESVLRYGLPVNFQAMLLQPNRKNMKKLREVLQDLYKHLDSSSTVIDASMDIPGLNLSQQEYYPYVYYKIDCNLLDFK